A genome region from Pseudanabaena sp. Chao 1811 includes the following:
- a CDS encoding ISAs1 family transposase: MLDTVNPIGLIETHFGNLQDPRAAHGILHKLLDILIITICAVICGADNFIAIAEYGKEKEEWLKTFLELANGIPSVDTFERLFARLKPEELQKSFISWMEAVHKSTDGELINIDGKTLRGAKGSGNSRSLIHMVSVWSASQHLVLGQKKVDEKSNEITAIPSLLKMLAIRGSVVSIDAMGCQTEIAKTIIEEGADYVLALKGNQGNLHKDVRELFTSAREQNFKNIEHQFYETVEKGHGRIETRRYWTMGNTEYLIGAEKWIGLKSIGMVESDRIINGTISTEQRYYLLSLESDVHRFSQSVRNHWSIENRLHWILDVGFNEDASQSCRGYIAENLAVIRHISLNLLSRDKTSKVGVKTKRLKAGWNNNYLKDVLSALNIVAV; encoded by the coding sequence ATGCTAGATACAGTCAACCCCATCGGATTAATCGAAACCCACTTTGGGAACTTGCAAGATCCCAGAGCAGCACACGGTATCCTGCATAAGCTGCTCGACATATTGATAATCACGATTTGTGCAGTGATCTGTGGAGCTGATAATTTCATCGCAATCGCCGAATATGGCAAAGAGAAAGAAGAATGGTTAAAGACATTTTTGGAATTAGCCAACGGCATACCATCAGTAGATACATTCGAGAGATTATTTGCGAGACTAAAGCCAGAAGAATTGCAAAAAAGCTTTATTAGTTGGATGGAAGCAGTCCATAAATCAACCGATGGAGAATTGATTAACATAGATGGCAAAACTCTGAGAGGGGCAAAGGGATCAGGAAATTCACGTAGTCTGATTCATATGGTGAGTGTGTGGTCAGCATCACAACATTTGGTATTGGGACAGAAAAAAGTAGACGAGAAATCCAATGAAATAACAGCGATTCCATCATTGCTAAAAATGTTAGCGATACGAGGTTCAGTGGTGAGCATAGATGCAATGGGATGTCAGACCGAAATCGCGAAAACAATCATCGAAGAGGGAGCAGATTATGTGTTAGCGCTGAAAGGCAATCAAGGTAATCTCCATAAAGATGTGCGTGAACTATTTACCTCTGCACGAGAACAGAACTTCAAAAATATTGAACATCAGTTCTATGAAACGGTTGAGAAAGGACATGGGCGCATTGAAACCCGTCGCTATTGGACAATGGGTAATACCGAATACTTAATTGGTGCGGAGAAATGGATAGGTTTGAAAAGTATTGGTATGGTTGAATCAGATCGAATTATAAATGGAACTATTTCTACTGAACAGCGATACTATCTGCTTAGTCTTGAGAGTGATGTCCACAGATTTTCCCAATCTGTCAGAAATCACTGGAGTATTGAAAATCGACTACATTGGATTCTCGATGTTGGCTTTAATGAGGATGCTTCTCAATCCTGTCGAGGCTATATTGCCGAAAACTTAGCTGTTATACGTCATATCAGTTTAAATTTGTTGTCAAGAGATAAAACTAGTAAGGTCGGGGTCAAGACTAAACGTCTTAAAGCTGGCTGGAACAATAACTATCTTAAGGATGTCCTAAGTGCCTTAAACATAGTCGCTGTCTAA